In a single window of the Elaeis guineensis isolate ETL-2024a chromosome 4, EG11, whole genome shotgun sequence genome:
- the LOC105044299 gene encoding ubiquitin-like protein 5, which yields MIEVVLNDRLGKKVRVKCNEDDTIGDLKKLVAAQTGTRADKIRIQKWYNIYKDSITLRDYEIHDGMGLELYYN from the coding sequence ATGATCGAGGTGGTGCTGAACGATCGGCTGGGGAAGAAGGTGCGGGTGAAGTGCAACGAGGACGACACGATCGGCGATCTCAAGAAGCTTGTGGCGGCGCAGACGGGGACGAGGGCCGACAAGATCCGCATCCAGAAGTGGTACAACATCTACAAGGACAGCATCACCCTCCGCGATTACGAGATCCACGACGGCATGGGCCTCGAGCTCTACTACAACTAA